The Limanda limanda chromosome 13, fLimLim1.1, whole genome shotgun sequence region tcatctccctcaccccctcGTTCCACCACATCACCCCCATCCTACAGCAACTCCACTCGCTTCCAATTCACTTCCGTATCAACTTTAAAATTCTTCTTCATACCTTTAAAGCCATCCACAACCTTGCCCCTCcctacctgtctgacctccttcacactgccacctccacccgctccctcagatcctcctcttccatccatctAACTGTCCCCTCTGCCCGGCTTACCACCATGGggagcagagctttcagccgctctgctcccaaactctggaactcactcccacctgacatccgaaacattgactccttccctcagttcaaatcctctctcaaaacccaccttttcaggattgcattctcactgtagttgccatgctgtttttacttgcacttttaatttaaattgttttgttatttgtttgcttctgttttaaattgtaaagcgtccttgagtgacatgaaaggcgctgtgaaataaaatgtattattattattattattattattaatataggGTCCAGACACAGAACAATGCATTCATTCCCACCGTTACGTCCTTTCTCTGGCATACTCTGCGCAGGCACCTTCCCTCCTGAAAGACATTTTGTGGACCcaatttttctgtcattttctgaaACTTTTTATACTGCATTATCCTTAATTACAAATCCTGCATTAGAATATTTCCAGAGCCAAGGAGGGTAAATAGGCTCGTTACCGACAAGTGACATAGAAATTGATTCATAGACATTGATTCATAGACAACTGAAAAGTTCCGGGGTTTTGGCTTGTCTGTGTACCTCGGGTATTCAGAGACTCGGGGCACATCAGAACACATTACTCCCATTTATTCGATCACTTTTCATCAAAACGTTCATGTTAATTCACGTACTTTCCCTCATGTCAGCCATCTGTGTTCTCTCAGCCTCTGCTGCTTTCCACAGCACTCTCACAATAGTATGTACGATTACACATGCAGTAAATGTATAGGTTCAGTCTGTAACATTTAGGTGAAAAGGGATCTTAAGGCAGATATcctatataaaataataataatgtatccAGTAGTGTGTATTAATCATCTAAATTGAACGAATTTTTGCTTTCTTTACTCTAAAATGGGCCcaacatattcaaatactttaATCATGTTTTCTACACTAGCCCAGAAGATTTATACAGTTTCTCTGGAAGggaagggtgaggtgaggggacATCCAACTGCAGCATGCAACTTTGCCGCTAGGTGTCACTAGATTcctcacactgaacctttaaatatgTTAATGTTTTATCAACATTTTATCAAACGTAGCATCAATAAGCATTTTTAATATCACTGATATCATTTTCCCAACTTGtgtgataaatatattattagaTGATTATTAGTACAATCACTGTTACAAATGTGTGAAATAATACTTTTTTACAAATTACTCATACACTGATTGATTGGAGACTGATACTTGCCCCTTAAATCATGCTGCTATTTAACTTCTAGTGTAACTCCCTCCATTGCTCTGGATTTTGACCGTTGGAATGGGCATGTGTAGGTTTCACCTCAAATGGCGTCTTTTCATTAATCCATGTAGACttgtctctctgtttagactagACTACCGTTTGACCTTCTCCATGTAGAAGGCCTTCTCCCAAGTCTTTGGAGGCCTCATCTAACTCCGTATCGTTAGGTTTGTTGACAGTACACGTCTTAGATGTACATGTCTCCCCTGGTGCCCTAAACATGTCATCTGCTGGAGCGGTAACCATTTTCACTCTCTATGGGGAAAGAGCCAGTATCAATCCATTATAACAGCACAACAAACTGTAGACGGTGTAATATCCCAGTATGTTTGACACATGTGATCTTTAGAGTACCTGTCTTAGTGTTCCTGGAGTTACAGTCAGACTGTAGAGACACCACAGCGGCACCATGAGGACTGAAGATGCTCCAAGAAGTAACCCAAGGACATGGCCCCACCATGGGTAGTGGTAGGTGTTGTTGTATGTCAGAGGGGTGAGTTTgatcagagagaaaagcaaaacGCTCTATGAAGAGAGAAACATAACTGGTTTACTGATCTGAaaactcctttttattttctcagtcaAGTATATGTAGGCATTAAAGGCAGTTCCCTTTATTTACTTACAGCAGACAAACATGGGGTGATGAACTTCCAACAATATTTCATGTAAAGTGAAGGTATGTAGCCAATCATGTCCCTGATGTTATTGTAGTAACGATCAGCACCTTGGAGACAGACATTTATTAGATGATCAATATAAGATGGTAAGGAGAACATGTCCAGCCCAAAACAACATTATAGAGTTtagaatgtgttttatttaaatgtcaaagtTGCAATatgtacgggggggggggggggcagtaatagtttttgatatttactgtgtctttattttagTTAGTAAGTCACAATTATAAtcgttattataattatgactCTGTTATTACCCAGCTAGCATTGTGTTCTTGTTGCTCTCGGTTGGTATTCCCCCCAGTAATATTGTAAACAATTAAATTATGGTTTTAACATCGCGAGAAGTTTGGGATTTAAACTTATGTGTGGTGTTATCGATGGTGCTGCGTGGAATCATCCCCTTGAATATGATTGTTGAGAGAGAAATAcacttttctatttgttttaagAAGGTCACTGGGCAAAACACTGATGTCAAGGCCACATGTGACGTCTCCACCTGCTAGTGGTGCTGGTACTATACTGGTGTAAAGTGGAATTGTCATTCTGTATTTAGTGATAGGATTATATAGTAGctatttatatttgaataacAAAGTAACTCACCATAAACCCATCCTATAAAAATGGTCTCCAAACTGCCAATAAGTAAGAGTGGGATACCAGAACAGGCGTAGTAGTCAAAAAGCTGAAATACATAGATTCCTCCCTGTGGTTTATTAGAacaaagtggaagaaaacaatTATCACATAGAAAAGTAAAGTTGTACAGAAATTGGTCAACTGTGTGTAAAGCAGGAGACAAGACTTTGCACctatcatttattattattgtgacccTTGATTAACTCCTTATACTGAGAGAACTCAAAGAgtcaaacagcagaacacacagacagacacagagaggttattttttttatcatctgaaatggcagacacacaaaaccgCACCGACCTCAGTGACCATGCAGAGACCGATGAGTAAGCACACGCCACAGATGACCAGCAGGAGTAGTTTACGTCGATGACCAGTTAAAAAGAAGGACGGATGCATATCTGATATGGATGTTACCATACATTCCAGATACACAAACTGTGGGTCAAAAGGGATATAGATTAGAGCTGTATGTAGTGACATTAACACAGACTATGACTGTGacgtcagagaaaaaaaaaaggtttagtgTTTACATTTGATAGGTTAAGAtataatttcacattaaaatttAAGGAGCCCACCAAGAACATTCATATGAGATGCAGTACTTACTCCGGTTTTCAACATCTTTGATTGATTGGTCTacagatgaatgtgtgtgtgatgttggcGCATTTTTtacataacatttcatttagctgacgcttttatccaaagcgacttacaataagtgcgtTCAACCACGAGgctacaaacccagaacaacaagaatcaagaaagtacaatttctttaaaataaaaagcaaaactacaaagtgctataagtaagtgccatttaagtgctactaaattgttagtttaaaatttaattcaaggtatagtcgggagaggtgtgtttttagtttgcggcggaagatgtgtaagcTTTCTGCTGTATGGATGTCCATGGTGGGCTCATTCCACCAtataggagccaggacagcaaacagtcgtgactTTGAtttttaatgcagctttaaatttGCTAACTTTTTGGTATAAAATGCATTTGTGCCGTTGTTAAATCCTTATGGTTTGACTACCACATACCAAACACATCATTCAAACATTAAATCGTCAGAGGCAAGCAATCCTTTGAGCCTAGGAAACCCAGTTTCTGGAGAAACCAGAAAGAGTTtcacttctgtttcttcttctattgtttgaTGCTGTCTGAACTTCCGGAAATTGGTCCAAAAATCCAAACTAtaacaaatgttttcacattGCAAAATAAACTGAATCATGGCTCAATTTGATCAAGACCAAGACTGCCTCCTCTGGTTGGAAAACACTTTGGTCCATTAGTCTGGACCTTGGTTTCAGggcacctttcacaccttgttactcCTTGTCCTCATCACTTAGTTGGGCTATATCTACTTATATTTCACATTGTTTGGTTTGTAGTCATTCTGATGCTGGTTTGTTACATTTTTGGCTATTGTATTAACCAACTTTTTTGAATTAAGGGGTTTGAATGGTGAAAATTAATGAGTAGTTATTTTTGTTAAAATGAACATCTTTGTCACCCAAATATCTTTGGAAGCAATCCTGGGAGCTaccttctgcttctctttcttcttctatggtttaatgctgtctcaacGTCCTGCAATTAGTCTGATAGTCAGAACTATGCCAAATAGAGTTTGTAAGCAACAAACGTTCCAATCCAGTTCAGTTTGATTCGGAGGGAGACCATCTGCTTTGATGGGACCAAGTCTTGGTCCATTGTTGTGTCCTACCTGACTATCCACTCCAAGGAAGACAATCATAAGAAAGAAACAGGCAGCCCAGAGTTGGGGTAATGGCATCATTGCAACTGCTCGAGGATAGGCAATGAATGCCAGGCCGGGACCTGCAAGTGGCACAAAGGACAAGGTAGACCACAAAACATGTCCAGCCATAAATTAACTCCTTCATTAATTAATTAGAGCTTGAAAAACGTATACCTGATTCGGCCACTGTTGCGATGTCAACACCCAACTCATAGGACATGAAGCCAAGGATGGAGAATATTGCAAAGCCAGCAACAAAGCTGGTTGTACTGTTCAGTAAGCACAGGGCAAATGCATCCCTGTAGAATCATTAGATACGTTACTTGAGtcacagaaaataacaaaaaaaataaaacagaggagagaaacatgTTTTCCTTACTTGTAGCAGTTGTTGTTGAATTTGTTGTAACTTCCCAAAGATGTCAAACAGCCACTGCACACAGCATAAGAGAAGAACACCTGGCTGGCAGCATCCATCCACACCTTCACATCATGAAAAACTACTTAGTGTGTcctttctttatattttattttttacactttttcatttgatcatttatgtttaaaaatgCAATGGGTCATCCACGAGTTTAAGTTTGGTTCAGCAGTTAAGATTTGAAATCAATCTCATATTTGACCAGTAGAGTCGATAAATCCGTCTCATTCAGCCTCCTTGTTGAGAAGGGTGGCAGTAAGACTTGGAACCATTTAGCACAGTTTGGTATTTTAAAATATTAGGTCATGCAACTAGTGATGCagactgtttttatatttgctcACATTTTTGTCTTACCTGAGGATTAGCCAGCTGTGTCGGATCAGGAGAAAGATAAAATCGAATACCATCTATCGCTCCTGGCAAAGTCAGACCGCGGATCAACAACACAATCATCATCAAATAAGGAAATGTGACTGTGAAGTAGACgacctgagagaggaggagtgataAAGATACAGTGAGTTGGCAAAAAACTAACACTACAAACTAATACATTAAAAATTGAACTTTGTTAAGCTCTCAGAGTTCTTTAAGCTATTGTCGGTTTCAGACAGGACTTGTTTTAGTTCCTTAGAGTTGTCGGACATAATTGTTTGGAAGTTCACCTTTCCTGAAGACTTGACTCCTTTCCAGACACAGAAGTAACAAATAATCCAGCTCAGCAGAAGACATCCAGCCAGGTCCCAGCGGATACTACCCATCTCTTCAATTCCTCCTGACAAACCCAGGACTCTTCTCCTGAACATAATATATGTTTAGACAAAATTTCCTGTACAATGAATCTTCTGTTTCAATATGAATTAGAGTTTTAGTGAATACGCACTGCCAGAATTCCTCAACTGGAGATGTTGCATTTGGAGATTTGGGATTATTTGATGAATGATTGACTAGAAAATCCACACATTCCCCTTGTAATGAAAAGAGTAAGATGTTAAATTGACATTTTGTGctacagtgaatttaaatattgaatGTCTTTGTGAGAAATTTCTTAAACAACGGTTGCCATGTCATTCTCTttaatacatattttctcttATGTTCTACTGCATGAATGAGTCAATGGCAACCCATTACAAGTTCGTAACCAGCCATGTCTTTTGACACATCTTCCCCAGCCTGCGGTGAAGCATCAAGATCATTTTTAATGTCCTTAACATCTGGGCACAGTTTTTAACAATTGTAAAGCAAACAAGAGGAAATAGTGGTGGGGAATTAGAATTATCACCTTGTGGTAGTGTCTCTGCCACCCAGTGAACTTTTAGTCCCTCCATATTACTATCTACCAATAATCAAGAGAGCAAAACCACTTGACCTTTAAACCGCAAAATTCAGTACAACTATGAgtccaaataaatgtttgtacaaAATTTGAAAGGACACTCTGgaggtgttcctgagatgtAGTGTCTACGatacaaaaaacatgttttgtctgGTCACCGGGACATTTATCTTTGACCATTAAAATTCCCTAATCATAACAAGAGCTTGAATTTATATAGAGCCTTTCAAGAGATCAAAGGATTCCGgggacaaaagagaaaataaatgaaagtaatTTGCACAAAACAGGATAGAAATTAACAGCACTAATGGCAGGGGGAGCCTTAACTGAGGCCAAAGGCCTTAGTGACCGGCTGGtgtttgagtagtttttttaattaattcatcTGTGATTGCAGCTAAACATCCAAGATTCAATCCAAGTTAACGTTTATACAGAATTGGAATAAATCGGTGGGAAATAAAGCGAGATGTCGGCCAGTTTTATAGTGTGGCTCAATGGTGTAGATTTCGACAGCGATGGATGTTGGAAGTtggattaatttgttttttgatCTGTGAATTACCAGACTGAACTTTTAAAAAACTCAACATATAAATACTTAACACAGTGATGATATGTCGTGGAGTTGGTATGTTCACCTGTATTCCAGGTGTTGTTACAACTGACCCAGGGGAGCTCAGagttgaaggaggagaagaggtaGAAGAATCCCCAAGCCAAGATGACGATGTAATACATCGAAGTGTAAAGCATAATTACTAGACCGCCATAGCCTACACCTAAATACACACGTCATCAAATTGGAACATaagatacaaaaatacaaatttaaattttaTGTCAACTCTTCTGTATTAAATGTTTGACTGAACTCACAGTACCTTCAAGTATAGGGCATATTTTCCTCCAACATGTGATGTAACCCTGACCAGTAAGCTGCCCCACAGACACCTCCAGAAAGAAGATGGGGATTCCACATGTGACCAGGAACAAAACATAAGGAATCAGGAAAACACCTAAGGGAAATGTTTgggttatttttggttgagaaAACCCACAACTGATATGAGTAAAAACAACCTTATAGCAAGTTTTACTGATGATTGCGACAGATTGAAATAAGTATCCTGTCCCAAATTTCACTTTCACAGATTAGACTTTTGAGAATTGTTCTCTTACCACCTCCATTTTTGAAGCAGAGATATGGAAATCTCCAAACATTTCCCAGGCCAACGATTTGACCAACTACTGCCAAAAAGAACTCCCTCTTGTTGGCCCACTGGCCTCTCTCAATACACTCTGATGTGGGAGGATTTGGAATACTGTCATCTTTCATCAGCTCCTTCATTGGATTGGCTGCTGGCTTCATTTGGACGGGGCAACTGTTGTTGGATGTTACATTTGGACAAAAACAGTGTGAGTTTTAACatactttatttagttttagaTACCTATTCCTATGCCTATTTAGATTATTATTCACAGTCCATAACACCAACTTTTTAGAGACTAGGGATACAGAATGAAATTATCCTTTTTTGGGCAATGCATGATTAAacataattaataatttttGCTTAACCAGCTCCACTGTCTATATGTTCAAGGCTCATTCAAATGCTATAGAGGAATGTGTGCTTCAATCACTGAGCAACAAAAACTCCAATTGGTGGATCCCTCTTGAGCCAGCCCATCGCAGAACTCATTGTGAACCAGTAATAAGGTTAACGAGTTAGCTACGTGGGCGGTCAAGCTGCATTAAGTTCAGCAGCTCAAAGAAGCCTAATAGCCCCTCAATTGGCAGACAGACAAATGGCTGCTGCTGGATGCTGGACATTCAGAGAAAAGCTGGAAAAGATGAGAATGGAGAGAGTCAactaaaaacaaataacagcTACAGGCTGTAAAACCAAACCAATGATCTGAGAGACACAGCCAGCGTTGGTAAATCCTTGGCAGTCCAAACTGAGACGAGGTTAAATGATTGCTTCCTGTGCCACAGTTTGTCTCCCAAATCCATGATGACCTCTTGAGACTTAAGATTCAGTAGTTAAGAAAGACTGCTGTCCATCCCTGTTGTGTTTCACCACATAATTGATTGTCTCCAACTTAGTAAATTGGCAGAACCGGGCACAATCCAAGTGTCTGAGATGACCCTGTCATCTTTTTGTCCTTGGCTTCGTGGCAGAATATCAATCTCCCATAAATCCCCCTGCTGATGGCCTGGTCCTGTGGTTGTCGGCTGACAGGATTTATTTGGAGCTGGCTGATGGTCAATCGTATCCTCTTCCTCAAACTCACTGTCAGACTCGGAATTTACAGAAATGTGATCCTCATATTCTGAGAACTCTTCCTCATCTTTCAaggcctctctctcttgttgttTCTAAGGTCCTCTGAACAGAGGCTACAGGGTTAAAATGTTCAGGAATGTGGGAGCAAAGACATGTATGATTGAAATGTTGCAACCTTGTGCAGGAATAACAGGCGCAGGAAGCCAAAAATCATGCACATacaagcgcgcacacacacacacacacccactcacactaACAGCAGGCGAAGGTAGGAATCCGAGTGAGGTATATATAGCACCTACAATTTCAACACTTTCTTTACCCTCGGGTCCAGTGGATCCCTTGGACCCGAACAATATGTTATATGAATGTGTTGGGGGTGTAAAGTGTGCAGTAAttgaaaatatgtaatttttttaatgtttttcacaGAAACTGGTTGAAAAAACATCAATCGCATCAGggtttttttagaaaatattaaaaacggGTCCCAAAGATTCAAATGCCACGCAAGGGTTAAAAACGTTCCTCATAAACTCTCGAGCGactcaaacaaatacaaagtgaATTTCAAGTAATGGGGAAATCCGAATAAATCCAAAATAAGTGTTGGTGTTAAAGCGCAGGTCAATGGGGGAGTAGTGAGGGAGGTAATAATTTTGCACTCACTGAAACTCTGCCGAACTACCATGTTAAAATGTGCACATGGTAGTTTATGAAAGAACAGTGTCAGGGAGTTTTCACCATTATATGTCCTTTCATCAGAAATAGCtacattaatattaatgaaaATGTGTAGGTGTTGTGTATTCTGTTCACTGGCAAAACGATTCTTGAATTGTGATCTGAAATTACATGAGGCTGGAACACCAAATTTGTCTGTGTATTTCAATAAcagatttctgcagaaaggattaacacagagagtcacagggatctcaaagtgaagatgcagaaaagtcaaatgcaaggatcATATAGGAGAACTaaggctgtttgtctgagccagttcagaatggttctgtaggcgcagttTGAGACAGGATTTAAGACACAGGAATAAATGATTTGCATACGTTTCCATTCGGTTcttggacagtcaataagtaaTAGAAAGGTCAGGCAGGTAACAGGTCACACTTCAGGTCTTAGACAGGTATGCAACAAGTTACTCTTCAACTACAAAATAGCTTTCCCTGCTGTAACAAGTCAAAACATCTTCGGTGAGAAAGGTCACTATTTTTATGGAaggcgttttttttttactacggATGATGTGTTGTGATTGTCAGACACAGTTTGAGAGATCAAACATTTCCACCTAGTGGAGATTCACGCAATTTATACATCTAATTCTCTTAATCACATCAAACACATTTGACCTACAAGTACCAAATATTTGGAAATACCATCTAAAACTACCGTACCTGCCATTTTCATCAGTACTTTTTAAAGATCATCTTTTTGTCTTCCCTTGTGCTCTTGTGTTTTGACCGTAGACTCCACTGTATCAGTTGAATCAATAATGAATTATCCTAGGTGGGAAACTTGGCTTGCATTTAGGTGCacaagataaaacagaaaatgataATTATACCTACATATAATTGCAAGTAACAAAGAAAGATATCAGGAGATGAATAGtttcagaaatattcaaatcaACCTGAGAAGAATCATGTTACATACCAGAGAATGGCAGTAATTGGGGTGCATGCGCACGACGGTCACTCCCAGGCGCATCAGACTCCAAGAGTGAAGGAgaaattcagattttatttatcCCCATGAAACCTGTGAGAAAAATAATATAAGATTTGGCCGGTACACAGTGATGAATCATAAATCTAACTTACAAAACTTGCATACACATGTAAATGTCAATGAACACATTGAAAGAAATTACTCTGGTCGGCATATTTTACAGTATTGACTACTCGAATTGGTTATAgttatataaaatgtgtttttaatctcaGTAAATATCTATCTTATACACATTTGGGCTTGaaaggtgaaataaaaagtGAGATATGAGTACTATTACTATCACCATAAAGTAGAAAATCTGACTTCAAAGATAAAGGTATCAAGGTTGAAGATTACTTGCAGACTATTTAATCTAAAGTTCATGTCAGATCATTGCACATATCAATATTGATTCTTGTGatgcaatctttttttttcttttcattttggatTAATCtttgattaatcaattattctttcacatcttgttttgtttgactGAAAGATTAAAAAGAACTACAAATATTGAATTTACGGTGATGTGTGACAAAGAAAGCACATTTAGTTTAGAGTTTACATCACCTTTCAGAGAGCAGATCCTCCGGATCATTCAAACCTGAGGAGGCAAGTGAATGCACTGAGATCCTCTCCCCTCTGTATGTGTCAGGATGTTCCCTCCTCAGTTTTCACTGGAGCGTGAAGTCTGTTATCGTAATCTGATTTGACCGTCagaacactgaaacacacagtttCAGTATTGAACACTTCATTAGGAACCCCATACAAATATTGGGTGGGTCCTCCTTTTGCCTGAGTTCATTGTGAAATGGAATCAATGAGATgttatttgtttctgtctctcagtgAAGTACAGGGaaatgttcaataaaaaaagtgatgaacatGGTCAACAACAATGGCTGAGGCAGTACAAGTATCATTGATTGGTTTTAAGCGTTGCAAAGTGTGCCAAGAACGTGCCAGTTGTCACCTGTTCAGGCTTGATGAGTCTCGGATGACTGTTATTGGTTGACAGGGGGTAAAAACTTGACATGGTCGTCTGCTGGAATTATAAAGAGTGATCTCAATTATCAGTTACGTCCCTTTCAACTCGAAAACAACATATTTCCACCAAGATTTCATTTGCTGGatgttttgtgcttttttcatttttaaccaTTCTGTGGAAAAACTGCAGACTGCTGTGTCAAAAAAATCTCAGGAGATGAATAGTTTCAGAAATACTCAAATCAGCCT contains the following coding sequences:
- the LOC133017532 gene encoding sodium- and chloride-dependent GABA transporter 2-like, translating into MKPAANPMKELMKDDSIPNPPTSECIERGQWANKREFFLAVVGQIVGLGNVWRFPYLCFKNGGGVFLIPYVLFLVTCGIPIFFLEVSVGQLTGQGYITCWRKICPILEGVGYGGLVIMLYTSMYYIVILAWGFFYLFSSFNSELPWVSCNNTWNTGECVDFLVNHSSNNPKSPNATSPVEEFWQRRVLGLSGGIEEMGSIRWDLAGCLLLSWIICYFCVWKGVKSSGKVVYFTVTFPYLMMIVLLIRGLTLPGAIDGIRFYLSPDPTQLANPQVWMDAASQVFFSYAVCSGCLTSLGSYNKFNNNCYKDAFALCLLNSTTSFVAGFAIFSILGFMSYELGVDIATVAESGPGLAFIAYPRAVAMMPLPQLWAACFFLMIVFLGVDSQFVYLECMVTSISDMHPSFFLTGHRRKLLLLVICGVCLLIGLCMVTEGGIYVFQLFDYYACSGIPLLLIGSLETIFIGWVYGADRYYNNIRDMIGYIPSLYMKYCWKFITPCLSASVLLFSLIKLTPLTYNNTYHYPWWGHVLGLLLGASSVLMVPLWCLYSLTVTPGTLRQRVKMVTAPADDMFRAPGETCTSKTCTVNKPNDTELDEASKDLGEGLLHGEGQTVV